The Latilactobacillus sakei subsp. sakei DSM 20017 = JCM 1157 genome includes a window with the following:
- a CDS encoding DNA-directed RNA polymerase subunit alpha, with protein MIEFEKPNITKVDESTNYGKFVVEPLERGYGTTLGNSLRRILLASLPGTAVTDIQIDGVLHEFSTIDGVLEDVTQIILNIKKLALKLHVEEDKTIEIDVKGPATVTAADIISDDDVEVLNTDQYICTVAEGGNFHVQMTVKKGRGYVAAVQNKSDDMPIGVLPIDSIYTPISRVNYQVESTRVGRRNDFDKLTLDVWTNGSISPREAISLAAKIMTEHLAIFVDLTDEAKNAEIMVEKEETHKEKMLEMTIEELDLSVRSYNCLKRAGINTVQELTDKSEADMMKVRNLGRKSLEEVKNKLFDLGLGLRTEE; from the coding sequence ATGATCGAATTTGAAAAACCAAACATTACAAAGGTTGATGAAAGTACTAACTACGGTAAATTCGTTGTTGAACCACTTGAACGTGGCTACGGTACGACTTTAGGTAACTCTTTACGTCGTATCTTATTAGCATCTTTACCAGGTACTGCTGTCACAGATATCCAAATTGATGGTGTCTTACATGAATTTTCAACAATTGATGGCGTCCTAGAAGACGTGACACAAATCATTTTGAATATCAAAAAATTAGCACTTAAATTGCACGTTGAAGAAGACAAAACGATTGAGATTGACGTTAAGGGACCAGCAACAGTTACTGCTGCTGATATCATTTCGGATGACGATGTTGAAGTCTTAAATACTGATCAATATATTTGTACAGTAGCTGAAGGCGGCAATTTCCACGTGCAAATGACAGTTAAAAAAGGCCGTGGTTATGTTGCTGCTGTTCAAAACAAGTCAGACGATATGCCAATTGGTGTTTTACCAATCGACTCAATTTATACCCCAATCAGTCGTGTCAACTATCAAGTAGAAAGTACACGTGTTGGTCGTCGTAACGATTTCGACAAGTTAACACTTGATGTTTGGACAAACGGTTCCATCAGTCCTAGAGAAGCTATTAGCTTAGCTGCGAAGATTATGACAGAGCATTTGGCAATCTTTGTAGATCTTACTGATGAAGCGAAGAATGCTGAAATCATGGTCGAAAAAGAAGAGACGCATAAAGAAAAAATGCTTGAAATGACAATTGAAGAGTTAGATTTATCAGTCCGTTCATACAACTGTTTGAAACGCGCTGGTATCAACACTGTTCAAGAGTTAACTGACAAATCAGAAGCAGATATGATGAAAGTTAGAAATCTTGGTCGCAAGTCGTTAGAAGAAGTTAAGAACAAGTTATTTGATCTTGGCTTAGGCTTACGCACAGAAGAATAA
- the rplQ gene encoding 50S ribosomal protein L17: MSYRKLGRTSSQRKAMLRDLTTDLIINERIVTTEARAKEIRKTTEKMITLGKRGDLHARRQAAAFVRNEVADIREEDEAVIVQSALQKLFSDIAPRYAERNGGYTRILKTAPRRGDGALMVIIELV; this comes from the coding sequence ATGAGTTATCGTAAATTAGGTCGTACAAGCTCACAACGTAAAGCAATGTTACGTGATTTGACAACAGATTTAATCATCAATGAACGTATTGTTACTACTGAAGCTCGTGCCAAAGAAATTCGTAAAACAACTGAAAAAATGATCACTTTAGGTAAACGCGGTGATTTACACGCTCGTCGTCAAGCGGCAGCATTCGTTCGTAACGAAGTAGCTGATATTCGCGAAGAAGACGAAGCAGTAATCGTTCAATCTGCTTTACAAAAGTTATTTAGTGACATTGCTCCACGTTATGCTGAAAGAAATGGTGGTTACACACGTATTCTTAAAACAGCCCCTCGTCGTGGTGACGGTGCATTAATGGTTATTATTGAACTTGTTTAA
- a CDS encoding energy-coupling factor ABC transporter ATP-binding protein — protein sequence MNNNKIIEVAHLKYEYPQASRLALNDLSVDINAGEWVAIIGHNGSGKSTFAKSLNGLLDLQSGSITIDGLPLSIETVWAIRRKIGMVFQNPDNQFVGATVEGDVAFGLENQGIERAEMLRRVQDAVERVGMTPFMTREPSRLSGGQKQRVALAGIIAQQPEILILDEATSMLDPKGRQEVLEAIHTLKQETNMTVLSITHDIDEAASADRIVMLDKGQVIDQGTPAEIFAYGQRLLDLGLDVPYPEKLKAALTKLGVPMPTDYLTTERMADYLWTLHSKM from the coding sequence ATGAATAACAATAAAATCATAGAAGTGGCACATTTAAAATATGAATACCCACAGGCGAGTCGCTTAGCCCTTAATGATTTATCGGTCGACATCAATGCTGGTGAGTGGGTCGCAATTATCGGGCATAATGGAAGTGGCAAAAGTACGTTCGCCAAATCCCTGAATGGCTTATTAGATTTACAGTCAGGAAGTATTACGATTGATGGATTACCCTTATCAATTGAAACGGTCTGGGCTATTCGTCGTAAAATCGGTATGGTTTTCCAAAATCCGGATAATCAATTTGTCGGTGCAACGGTCGAAGGTGATGTCGCGTTTGGTCTCGAAAATCAGGGGATTGAACGGGCTGAAATGCTTCGGCGGGTGCAAGATGCGGTTGAACGGGTTGGTATGACACCGTTTATGACGCGTGAACCAAGTCGCTTATCCGGTGGTCAGAAGCAACGTGTGGCATTAGCGGGCATTATTGCCCAGCAACCCGAGATTCTCATTCTTGATGAAGCAACCAGTATGCTTGATCCTAAGGGCCGCCAAGAAGTGCTTGAGGCCATTCACACGTTAAAACAAGAAACGAATATGACCGTGCTTTCAATTACCCATGATATTGACGAAGCGGCTAGTGCGGATCGGATTGTCATGTTGGATAAGGGCCAAGTGATTGATCAGGGCACACCAGCCGAAATCTTCGCCTATGGACAACGATTGCTCGACCTCGGGTTAGATGTCCCTTATCCCGAGAAATTAAAAGCAGCCCTTACTAAGCTCGGAGTACCAATGCCGACTGATTATCTCACAACGGAAAGGATGGCTGATTATCTATGGACATTACATTCAAAGATGTAA
- a CDS encoding energy-coupling factor ABC transporter ATP-binding protein yields MDITFKDVSYTYQPGTPFQGIGLKHINLTIESGSYTALIGHTGSGKSTLLQHLNALLKPTEGVVQIGDRQITPETNNKNLKVIRQKVGMVFQFPESQLFEATVQKDIAFGPQNFGVPEAEALERAKAMVELVGLPAAVLDQSPFDLSGGQMRRVAIAGVLAMQPEVLILDEPTAGLDPVGRREMMGLFEKLHREQGMTIVMVTHQMDDVANYADHVVVLENGGIAKSGTPREIFADPEWLTSKQLGLPTTTQFAQALIKKGFVFPQVPLTEHELAAMLRDQLPQEAGGANE; encoded by the coding sequence ATGGACATTACATTCAAAGATGTAAGTTATACGTATCAACCTGGCACACCTTTTCAGGGGATTGGGTTAAAACACATTAATTTAACGATTGAATCGGGTTCTTACACAGCATTAATCGGGCATACCGGCAGTGGCAAATCGACGTTATTGCAACACTTGAACGCGTTGTTGAAGCCGACTGAAGGGGTCGTCCAGATTGGTGACCGCCAGATTACGCCTGAAACGAATAATAAAAACTTGAAGGTCATCCGGCAAAAAGTCGGTATGGTCTTCCAATTTCCAGAAAGCCAATTATTTGAAGCCACGGTCCAAAAGGATATTGCCTTCGGGCCCCAAAATTTCGGTGTGCCTGAAGCTGAGGCACTTGAACGGGCTAAAGCGATGGTCGAATTAGTTGGTCTACCAGCAGCCGTGCTTGACCAATCACCATTTGATCTATCCGGTGGTCAGATGCGACGGGTCGCAATTGCCGGTGTTTTGGCGATGCAGCCAGAAGTCCTAATCCTCGATGAGCCAACCGCTGGACTCGATCCAGTCGGTCGCCGGGAAATGATGGGCTTGTTTGAAAAACTACACCGCGAACAAGGAATGACGATTGTGATGGTCACGCATCAAATGGACGATGTCGCCAACTATGCGGATCACGTGGTTGTACTAGAAAACGGGGGCATCGCCAAGAGTGGCACACCGCGCGAAATATTTGCGGACCCTGAATGGTTAACGTCTAAACAATTAGGCCTCCCAACCACGACACAGTTTGCCCAAGCATTAATTAAGAAGGGCTTCGTGTTCCCCCAAGTGCCGTTAACCGAACACGAATTGGCAGCGATGTTGCGCGATCAATTACCGCAGGAAGCAGGTGGCGCGAATGAATAA
- a CDS encoding energy-coupling factor transporter transmembrane component T family protein, whose amino-acid sequence MNKLILGRYIPGDSILHRMDPRAKLIASFYYIGIIFLARSWPAYLLLFIFTMALVMVSKIKLSFFLKGVRPLLWLILFTVLLQIFFTRGGTVYWQWGFLSLTKFGLLNGAYIFMRFVLIIFMSTLLTLTTPPLSLADAIESILKPLKVIHFPVYEVALMLSIALRFVPTLMDETTKIMNAQRARGVDFGEGSLLQQMKAIVPILIPLFVSSFNRADDLATAMEARGYQGGEGRSKYRVLKWQTRDTLAFVAMAVLTIGLVILR is encoded by the coding sequence ATGAATAAACTCATCTTAGGCCGCTATATTCCGGGAGATTCAATCCTGCATCGGATGGACCCGCGGGCGAAGTTAATTGCCAGTTTCTATTACATTGGGATTATTTTCTTAGCACGGTCGTGGCCGGCTTATCTCTTGTTATTTATTTTTACAATGGCGTTAGTTATGGTTTCTAAGATTAAGCTCAGCTTCTTCTTGAAAGGGGTGCGGCCATTATTATGGCTTATCCTCTTTACCGTCTTACTCCAAATCTTCTTTACCCGCGGTGGGACCGTCTATTGGCAATGGGGCTTCTTGAGCCTGACCAAGTTCGGATTACTCAATGGGGCATATATCTTCATGCGCTTCGTCCTAATTATCTTCATGTCAACGCTTTTAACGCTAACGACACCACCGTTATCATTAGCGGATGCGATCGAATCGATTCTGAAGCCATTAAAAGTCATTCATTTCCCAGTCTATGAAGTCGCATTGATGTTATCAATTGCTCTACGCTTCGTACCAACGTTAATGGATGAAACCACGAAGATTATGAATGCGCAGCGTGCGCGGGGTGTTGATTTTGGCGAAGGTAGTCTCTTACAACAGATGAAAGCCATTGTTCCCATCTTAATTCCGCTATTTGTTAGCAGCTTCAACCGGGCTGATGACTTAGCAACTGCCATGGAAGCCCGTGGTTACCAAGGTGGCGAAGGCCGCAGTAAATATCGTGTCTTGAAATGGCAGACAAGAGATACACTCGCGTTTGTCGCAATGGCGGTATTAACGATCGGATTAGTAATCTTACGTTAA
- a CDS encoding Ig-like domain-containing protein → MIKSTKMVSLLLTSSTVLGLMVSTGVATVRAAENSSVKTEQKVNTKAKSKIADPKAGIGFLTKGSTTFEGSNMLEGVHLSNDFSLTSGTLQISYTGKTTIALAVGEKTKTQIVMPDEFKALMNKTTADGKTFLDYIEPSSYFYAPNNQGGQPQKYTYKREDISYDRTNNVLVFQNKIGLYNIFTNQTLESHIYIDLGQAITDLGERIPDAYNNSFYQFQSVVTSTEAIPDWSLIGDAESEGKINWDKLDKGWTIINQVPTIHTPVKDTDTKVIGGNAPAGSTVKIRANSEDGPVIGTAIAGVDGTYIADIIQQKAGTKLYADQTTALGTKGFGTAIVEHDNAVPPAPSLDASRVKWGVTVNGKISTPGHTIEAVDMYTNEKYKVTVSEDGLSFTFDTSQIDQDVLPTNVIFTEHNGDQVSKETTLLVMPKG, encoded by the coding sequence ATGATCAAGAGTACAAAAATGGTTAGTTTATTATTAACATCATCAACGGTGTTAGGTTTGATGGTGAGCACAGGTGTTGCAACGGTACGGGCAGCCGAAAATAGCTCAGTGAAGACTGAACAAAAAGTAAACACAAAAGCAAAGTCAAAGATTGCGGATCCAAAAGCAGGTATTGGATTCTTAACGAAAGGTTCTACAACTTTTGAAGGTTCAAACATGCTTGAAGGTGTTCATCTATCAAATGACTTTTCATTAACTTCTGGTACTTTACAGATTTCATATACTGGTAAGACAACTATAGCTCTTGCAGTGGGTGAAAAAACAAAAACTCAGATCGTAATGCCTGATGAATTTAAAGCGTTAATGAATAAAACAACAGCAGATGGGAAAACATTCTTAGATTATATCGAACCATCAAGTTACTTCTACGCACCGAATAACCAAGGTGGACAACCACAGAAATATACTTACAAGCGTGAAGATATTTCATACGATCGTACAAATAATGTCTTAGTCTTCCAGAATAAAATTGGCTTATATAATATCTTTACAAATCAAACACTTGAATCACATATCTATATCGATTTAGGCCAAGCAATTACAGATTTAGGTGAACGAATTCCGGATGCATATAATAATTCATTCTATCAATTTCAGTCAGTTGTTACATCGACAGAAGCAATTCCAGATTGGAGCTTAATCGGGGATGCAGAATCTGAAGGTAAGATTAACTGGGATAAATTAGATAAAGGCTGGACAATTATTAACCAAGTGCCAACAATTCATACACCAGTTAAGGATACGGATACTAAAGTGATTGGTGGTAACGCACCAGCTGGTTCAACGGTTAAAATCCGTGCTAACTCAGAAGATGGTCCAGTTATCGGGACAGCAATTGCTGGCGTTGATGGCACATATATTGCTGATATTATCCAACAAAAAGCTGGTACAAAACTATATGCTGATCAAACAACAGCATTAGGCACTAAAGGGTTTGGGACAGCAATTGTGGAACACGATAACGCAGTGCCACCAGCACCTTCATTGGACGCATCAAGAGTTAAGTGGGGAGTAACTGTAAACGGTAAAATCAGTACACCAGGACATACAATTGAAGCAGTTGATATGTATACAAATGAAAAATATAAGGTGACTGTTAGCGAAGACGGCTTATCATTCACATTTGATACAAGCCAAATTGATCAAGATGTTTTACCAACAAATGTTATTTTCACAGAACATAATGGTGATCAAGTAAGTAAGGAAACAACATTGTTAGTTATGCCAAAGGGATAA
- a CDS encoding WxL domain-containing protein — MKKRIIYSLLIIFLLMTTVVQSLGAVLATSSTQDGDDSVKTSKIIDSTKAITQVSGSSQLRSGSQSIVQSSSEQQTSKKSESKKSSEKKASSKKQVKSVLIQPRAITETDPYTYPDFSKTLSSQQGVITVNYDASGNAHTSIVDASGTLKPDDSYNEIPYPNNAFPSFIPGVSTETDYGQTKSSKDFINGNGLDGDKDYIYYTKVMAFRDGNGKQHWIDIKQKFVGLEKHGWYNDWPQWKTQGYSDPNGTTLDTTYITNWGFNFGRGTNKGNQNRQDMLGINGSFQAPGGFRTTKIKSSAGGILDKDPKAYLQYRQLATVKLEFYDNETKKPISISGFLTVADLDHRDFLQFSKDSNIQGVYVTNNQVTKSTLKGTFGPGMDPSTVIVNNIGNNEYTDRNGGSANNGDEWGDSNEVINPDNTDAWATVTFSKTQSIQYAVSDWQRLDFLASALVPVAFSAPGKSGDGDEWNKDWDDNNVNYNVVATLPYRGSTIKNPQHGTAESGTISTFHPTEKFELTDPINKNLKVDKVTIMQDGVTDVTANFDIDTTGNKVTAKAKADFLGKEDNYAKTYNMKIETSVAADADLGSLPTVTATDDKGVKHTYAKIANTAHLDVVKTAGAKAEGWDSNEAFGHVKVPDPVREVQDMKQEIKNYDTAGEDWQPIVDDASTTTGHVGDKVGYRFSFKAKDSNTASITDASINAISVNAGISVPTNVKVTVGSTTTDGTVVEGSTANTYSIKIDTPIKKGEAVTVTFERTLNKSGLYMQLGFLKSDSLTAKPDGHDLVPDGYLFNTAVITASVANNTATIQQFIRNPATALPGQAWNGPGFGDGKAETTGKPGDYVIYRFDITLPTDSTSGKYTNDAALVNAAIQDITMNVPDDLALVSLEGYPDKQIQINYGGTIIRSAVSDTLATLKGIALKSPLDVDKKVMVQYRVLIKDNAKTQDITNDANFYADNLTGDLTDKTVANYQHKTKANQSKLKIRNKKEVKLEQTLKNMTTEDTSTSTDPKYPDKDGYRVETTAGKGDIIDYRYKVTAADDNTGNITNMKVNAITMKKSDKLSFSDPDTGKDYPLIVKISKADGTNETTDTNAKFSADHQTITLSQPLKPGYMATISYQMQVTASVDDNTLAADKVVTNDAKLTADELTETKTTSAGTENALIAGNTMTFNQTVLNLEKNVGEIIIRYVDLEDNDLKHPTYIASEVDEKGTSGTKLSTVNSARVAPKIIEGYTIHAVTEDTDLTNANWSKAYKDDPVFTDKVRTITYGYYKRMLSVEAPSYWDFGTHNRTQTDSTYYLEDRKTPQAVKVTDHYGVDSWQLQVTQEKPFMDDRKQVLKDAELQFKNGNVIADAGNTTPAQAMSSIDHFELKTGDTVKNLMTYTKSGVFQDVDLNKDKSSETNRYSDDQGKGSWYYQFGNKKNADISIGLHVPETTERDNTTYTTTLDWTLTVAP, encoded by the coding sequence ATGAAGAAGCGAATTATCTATAGTTTATTAATAATTTTTCTATTGATGACAACGGTTGTTCAATCACTAGGTGCTGTATTAGCGACTTCATCAACGCAAGACGGCGATGATAGTGTGAAGACGTCTAAAATAATAGATAGCACTAAAGCAATTACGCAAGTCAGTGGCTCTTCGCAACTTCGTAGCGGTAGCCAAAGTATTGTTCAATCGTCTAGTGAACAACAAACATCTAAGAAGAGCGAGTCTAAGAAAAGTAGTGAAAAAAAAGCATCATCGAAGAAACAAGTTAAGTCTGTTTTGATTCAACCACGTGCAATTACTGAAACTGATCCTTATACGTATCCTGATTTCAGTAAGACGTTATCATCACAGCAAGGTGTAATCACCGTTAATTACGATGCAAGTGGTAATGCGCACACATCAATTGTTGATGCATCGGGGACCTTAAAACCAGATGATTCGTACAACGAAATTCCTTATCCGAATAACGCGTTTCCAAGTTTTATCCCAGGTGTTTCGACTGAAACGGATTATGGTCAGACAAAGTCGAGTAAAGATTTTATAAATGGTAATGGATTAGACGGTGATAAAGATTATATCTACTATACAAAAGTCATGGCCTTTCGGGATGGAAATGGGAAACAACATTGGATTGACATTAAACAGAAATTTGTAGGCCTTGAAAAGCACGGTTGGTATAATGATTGGCCTCAGTGGAAAACGCAAGGCTATAGTGATCCTAATGGTACTACTTTGGATACAACGTATATCACTAATTGGGGTTTTAATTTCGGTCGTGGCACTAATAAAGGCAATCAAAATCGACAAGATATGTTGGGAATCAATGGCTCATTTCAAGCACCCGGTGGTTTTAGAACGACTAAGATAAAATCTTCAGCAGGTGGTATTTTAGATAAAGATCCAAAAGCCTATTTACAGTATCGTCAGTTGGCAACGGTCAAGTTAGAATTCTACGATAATGAAACTAAAAAACCGATTAGCATATCTGGCTTCTTAACGGTTGCCGATTTAGATCACCGCGATTTTTTACAATTTTCCAAAGATAGCAATATTCAAGGCGTTTACGTTACAAATAATCAAGTCACTAAGAGTACGTTAAAAGGGACTTTCGGGCCAGGAATGGATCCATCAACCGTGATTGTTAATAATATCGGGAATAACGAATATACTGACAGAAATGGAGGATCTGCTAATAACGGTGACGAGTGGGGGGACAGCAACGAAGTTATTAACCCCGACAATACAGATGCTTGGGCGACCGTTACGTTCAGTAAAACGCAATCAATTCAATATGCAGTCTCTGATTGGCAACGGTTAGATTTTCTAGCATCAGCGCTCGTACCGGTGGCATTCTCTGCACCTGGAAAGTCAGGTGATGGCGATGAATGGAATAAGGATTGGGATGACAATAATGTTAACTATAATGTTGTTGCGACTTTACCATATCGTGGGAGTACAATTAAAAACCCACAACATGGTACAGCTGAAAGTGGCACGATTAGTACCTTCCATCCAACGGAGAAGTTTGAACTAACCGATCCGATTAATAAGAATTTAAAAGTTGATAAAGTAACGATTATGCAAGATGGGGTAACGGATGTAACCGCCAATTTTGATATTGATACGACTGGTAACAAAGTGACGGCAAAGGCGAAGGCTGATTTCTTGGGCAAGGAAGATAACTACGCTAAAACGTATAATATGAAGATTGAAACATCAGTTGCAGCCGATGCTGATTTAGGCAGTCTACCAACTGTGACGGCAACGGATGATAAGGGTGTCAAACATACGTATGCGAAAATCGCTAATACTGCGCATCTAGATGTTGTTAAAACGGCTGGTGCAAAAGCGGAAGGTTGGGACAGTAATGAGGCCTTCGGACACGTTAAAGTCCCAGATCCTGTCCGTGAAGTGCAAGATATGAAACAAGAAATTAAGAACTACGATACAGCGGGTGAAGATTGGCAACCGATTGTCGATGATGCGTCAACAACCACAGGTCATGTGGGTGATAAAGTTGGTTACCGTTTCTCTTTCAAAGCTAAAGATTCAAATACGGCAAGCATTACGGATGCTTCAATCAATGCGATTTCGGTCAACGCTGGGATAAGCGTACCAACTAATGTGAAGGTAACAGTTGGTTCAACAACAACGGATGGTACGGTTGTTGAGGGCTCAACAGCTAATACTTATTCAATTAAGATTGATACGCCGATTAAAAAGGGCGAGGCAGTCACGGTAACGTTCGAAAGAACCCTTAATAAAAGTGGTCTCTATATGCAACTTGGTTTTTTGAAATCTGATTCATTGACTGCTAAACCGGATGGTCATGATTTAGTACCAGATGGGTATCTATTCAATACGGCTGTTATCACTGCATCGGTAGCTAATAACACAGCTACGATTCAACAATTTATCAGAAATCCAGCAACTGCACTTCCTGGACAAGCTTGGAACGGCCCTGGTTTTGGAGATGGTAAAGCCGAAACAACGGGGAAACCTGGCGATTATGTCATCTATCGTTTTGATATTACATTGCCAACTGACAGTACGTCAGGGAAGTATACAAACGATGCTGCTTTAGTAAATGCTGCTATTCAAGACATCACGATGAATGTGCCAGATGATTTGGCATTAGTATCACTTGAAGGGTATCCAGATAAACAGATTCAAATTAATTATGGCGGGACAATTATACGCTCTGCGGTATCAGATACGTTAGCAACGCTTAAAGGCATTGCTTTGAAGAGTCCACTTGATGTGGATAAAAAAGTAATGGTTCAATATCGAGTATTGATTAAGGATAATGCTAAAACACAAGACATCACGAATGATGCTAATTTCTACGCAGACAACTTAACCGGCGATTTAACGGATAAGACGGTTGCAAATTATCAACATAAGACAAAAGCGAACCAATCAAAATTAAAAATTAGAAATAAAAAAGAAGTTAAACTTGAACAAACGCTCAAAAATATGACAACGGAAGATACATCAACATCCACTGACCCTAAATATCCTGATAAGGATGGTTACCGTGTAGAAACAACTGCTGGTAAAGGGGATATCATTGATTATCGTTACAAGGTAACAGCAGCAGACGATAATACCGGGAACATTACTAACATGAAAGTTAATGCGATTACGATGAAAAAATCGGACAAGCTTTCATTTAGTGACCCCGATACTGGTAAAGATTACCCACTGATTGTTAAAATCAGCAAAGCCGATGGGACGAATGAAACGACAGATACAAATGCTAAATTCAGTGCTGATCATCAGACGATTACACTATCACAACCGTTGAAGCCAGGATATATGGCAACTATCAGCTATCAGATGCAAGTGACGGCTAGTGTTGATGATAATACATTGGCAGCGGATAAAGTAGTTACAAATGATGCCAAACTAACAGCGGACGAATTAACGGAAACTAAAACGACGTCGGCTGGGACTGAAAATGCATTAATTGCTGGTAATACAATGACCTTCAATCAAACGGTATTGAATTTGGAGAAGAATGTTGGCGAAATTATTATCCGCTATGTTGATTTAGAAGATAATGATTTGAAACATCCAACTTATATTGCTAGTGAGGTTGATGAAAAAGGAACGTCAGGTACTAAGCTATCGACTGTTAACTCGGCACGAGTAGCACCTAAGATTATCGAAGGTTACACGATTCATGCTGTAACGGAAGATACCGATTTGACAAATGCTAATTGGTCTAAAGCCTACAAGGATGATCCTGTCTTTACAGATAAGGTTCGAACGATTACTTATGGGTATTACAAACGGATGCTTTCAGTAGAAGCGCCTAGTTATTGGGACTTCGGGACGCATAACCGGACACAAACGGATAGCACCTACTATCTAGAAGATCGCAAGACACCACAAGCTGTTAAAGTAACTGATCACTACGGTGTAGATTCATGGCAATTGCAAGTTACGCAAGAAAAACCATTTATGGATGATCGCAAACAAGTCTTAAAAGACGCGGAGCTACAGTTTAAGAACGGTAATGTTATTGCAGATGCTGGTAATACAACTCCGGCGCAAGCGATGTCTTCAATTGACCATTTTGAATTAAAGACAGGTGATACAGTTAAGAATTTGATGACTTATACTAAGTCGGGTGTCTTCCAAGATGTTGATCTTAATAAAGATAAGAGTAGTGAAACTAACCGTTACAGTGACGACCAAGGTAAAGGTAGTTGGTATTATCAATTTGGTAATAAGAAAAACGCCGATATCAGTATTGGCTTACATGTCCCAGAAACGACTGAACGGGATAATACAACCTATACAACGACTTTAGATTGGACATTAACGGTTGCACCATAG
- a CDS encoding DUF916 and DUF3324 domain-containing protein: MFRKRLLKNIILGLAFGVIGGFALSQQVQAASGTEKADFEIQPIMPDGQVDTSLNYFDVKFKPGTTHTIKMRVQNFTDKKITIKNEFQNGMTQMGGDMKFQTSTKGLDPSAKIPLTTIGAVRKSDRVLHLGPQETTVIQAEIKMPEENFNGMISGGWHFIEYRDNKTSDQTISSNYAYMISVVLRGSHYKVYPELKYDSTKPILYNNRPAMGIKLRNPQPMVLKNVHFKAVVSKKGIFSDKRLYEKEGSSIAPNSSVTLPISWEYNNMKAGTYQVSVKVTGENLWNKLPMSWTFKKTLKVSKEAAANLNKRSIQRPTNKWLYMMAANGVLLLVAAYGLYKVIRIG, encoded by the coding sequence GTGTTTAGAAAACGATTATTAAAAAATATTATTTTAGGGCTTGCTTTCGGTGTGATAGGGGGCTTTGCTCTATCACAGCAAGTACAGGCAGCTTCTGGTACAGAAAAAGCGGATTTTGAAATTCAACCAATTATGCCCGACGGTCAAGTGGATACGAGTTTGAACTATTTTGATGTTAAGTTCAAACCGGGGACGACACATACCATTAAGATGCGCGTTCAAAATTTCACCGATAAGAAAATTACTATTAAGAATGAATTTCAAAATGGGATGACTCAAATGGGCGGCGATATGAAATTTCAAACGTCTACTAAGGGGTTGGATCCCAGTGCGAAGATTCCGTTAACAACAATTGGTGCTGTTCGAAAATCAGATCGTGTGCTTCATTTAGGACCACAGGAAACAACGGTGATTCAAGCGGAAATTAAGATGCCGGAAGAAAACTTTAACGGTATGATTTCTGGAGGTTGGCATTTTATTGAATATCGTGATAATAAAACATCTGATCAAACGATTTCGAGTAATTACGCTTATATGATTAGTGTTGTTTTACGGGGATCGCACTATAAGGTGTACCCAGAATTAAAATACGATTCCACTAAGCCGATTTTGTATAATAACCGACCTGCGATGGGGATCAAGCTCCGTAATCCGCAGCCGATGGTTTTGAAGAACGTACATTTTAAAGCGGTTGTGTCGAAAAAAGGGATTTTCTCTGATAAACGCCTTTATGAAAAAGAAGGTTCAAGTATTGCGCCTAATTCATCTGTGACCCTGCCAATTTCATGGGAGTATAACAACATGAAGGCTGGAACGTATCAAGTTTCGGTTAAAGTAACTGGGGAGAACCTCTGGAATAAGTTGCCGATGTCTTGGACGTTTAAAAAAACATTAAAGGTATCGAAGGAAGCAGCTGCTAATTTAAATAAGCGCTCAATTCAACGACCAACTAATAAATGGTTGTATATGATGGCAGCTAATGGGGTTTTATTATTGGTTGCAGCATATGGTCTTTATAAAGTTATTAGGATTGGTTAA